The Bradyrhizobium oligotrophicum S58 genome contains the following window.
CGACCGCCGTGGCCCAGATCAAGGCGGGACAGTGAGAAGAAGCGAATAGCGACGGGAGGCGAATAGCGAATGGCGAGTAGCGAATAGGGAGATCCTTCCCCGACCGCTACGCCCTGCTCGCTATTCGCACTCCCTGTTCGCTACTCTTCCTTGAAGCCATATTCCGGCACGTTGCCGCTGGCGCCGTAATATTTGTACGGCAGGAACTTGCCCGACATCGAGATCTTGACGCGATCGCCCTTCGGATTGGGCAGGCGCTCCATCACCATGTCGAAATCGATCGCCGACATGATGCCGTCGCCGAACTCCTCCTGGATCAATTCCTTCCACGCCGGGCCGTTGATCATCACGAGCTCGTAGAAGCGGTAGATCAAAGGATCGGTCGGCGGCATCTGCACGCCCTCGCCCCGCATCGGCGTCTCGTTCAGCATCGAGATTTCGCTCTTGGAGAGGCCGAACAGCTCGCCGGCGTTGGCCGCCTGCGGCTTGGTCAGCTTCATCTGGCCGAGAATGGCGCCGACGATCAGCACCTCGGAATAGCCGCCGATCTGCTCGCAGATGTACTTCCAGCTCCAGCCCTTCTCGCGCTTGATGTCGAGCAGCTTCTCGGTGAGGTCGGATCGCTTCATGCTTGGTCTCCCTTGATGGGCCTTCGTTGAGGGTTTCTTCTGAGCGTCAGCGCGCGACCGCCTGCGGCGCGTCGCTCTCGGCCGGCTTGGACACGACGATCGTCG
Protein-coding sequences here:
- the cynS gene encoding cyanase, translating into MKRSDLTEKLLDIKREKGWSWKYICEQIGGYSEVLIVGAILGQMKLTKPQAANAGELFGLSKSEISMLNETPMRGEGVQMPPTDPLIYRFYELVMINGPAWKELIQEEFGDGIMSAIDFDMVMERLPNPKGDRVKISMSGKFLPYKYYGASGNVPEYGFKEE